A portion of the Bacteroides faecium genome contains these proteins:
- a CDS encoding BT_3987 domain-containing protein — protein MKKLIYSFLFLGTIISLSSCKEDSFEDLIPQKYEKILYLTTSGQQNLALFNDGSNVDYTVTVGKTGSNPAATAMVQLKVMTQAEIDKDEHYTGNNYTVFSNECYIYKAQALEFKSGDTYKSVTLQLVPEKMVEEIHANENPDAVFILPFRLTSQTDSVNTDKCDLILKPKITELSIAFKKGSKTINLTDNKENSIIFETDIAMVAGVQNTWDFTADMEVLTDQSILDKYNSDNNTNYLMIPTGAFSDIESAVFEAGNNESAGTVTIRRDHLSKGYTYLLPLRLKAITEYENIAVSDKIFYGIVEYPLDMVKDKITLTTAMLADPFGCGGGDGTVLANLVDGVTDTYYHTQYGKAVGDPTYGQPVDITLDNLVKSIMFSYVTRHNNGNATPQIIKLFTSNDGENWTELTTINSGLPVDNLKTYTSKIFAATEEFKYLRFSVIRSRLGECDGSSVGPCWALAELELWGSN, from the coding sequence ATGAAGAAATTAATATATTCATTCCTTTTCTTAGGAACAATTATCAGCCTCAGCAGTTGCAAGGAGGACAGCTTCGAGGATTTGATTCCACAGAAATATGAAAAGATCCTCTATCTCACGACTAGCGGACAACAGAATCTTGCGCTTTTCAATGATGGTTCGAATGTAGATTATACGGTAACTGTCGGAAAAACAGGCAGTAATCCGGCAGCCACTGCAATGGTTCAACTAAAAGTCATGACTCAGGCAGAAATTGACAAAGACGAACATTACACCGGAAATAACTACACCGTATTCAGCAATGAGTGTTATATATATAAGGCTCAAGCACTCGAATTCAAATCCGGAGACACTTACAAGAGTGTCACACTGCAACTGGTACCGGAGAAAATGGTGGAAGAGATACATGCCAACGAAAATCCGGATGCTGTATTCATTCTTCCGTTTAGGCTTACAAGCCAGACGGATTCTGTAAACACAGATAAATGTGACTTGATACTTAAACCGAAAATCACAGAATTGAGTATTGCATTCAAAAAAGGAAGCAAGACTATCAATCTGACTGACAACAAAGAAAACAGCATCATCTTTGAAACAGACATTGCAATGGTGGCCGGTGTACAAAACACTTGGGATTTCACTGCTGACATGGAAGTGCTGACAGACCAAAGTATCCTGGATAAATATAACAGTGACAACAACACCAACTACCTTATGATTCCAACCGGAGCATTCAGCGATATAGAATCTGCTGTATTTGAAGCCGGCAACAATGAATCCGCAGGTACGGTAACTATCAGACGTGACCATTTATCTAAAGGATACACCTATCTGCTCCCGTTGAGGCTCAAAGCTATCACGGAATATGAGAATATCGCAGTCAGCGACAAGATATTCTATGGAATAGTGGAATATCCGCTGGATATGGTAAAAGACAAGATAACCCTGACAACTGCAATGTTGGCAGACCCATTCGGCTGCGGTGGTGGAGATGGTACGGTATTGGCTAATTTAGTGGATGGAGTAACCGATACATATTACCATACCCAATATGGAAAAGCAGTCGGTGACCCCACATATGGGCAACCGGTTGATATTACTCTGGATAATCTGGTGAAAAGTATCATGTTCAGTTATGTAACAAGACATAATAATGGTAATGCGACTCCACAGATCATCAAATTATTCACTAGCAATGATGGAGAGAACTGGACTGAACTGACGACAATAAATAGCGGTTTGCCAGTTGACAACCTGAAAACATATACCTCTAAAATATTTGCAGCGACCGAGGAATTCAAATACCTGCGATTCTCTGTAATTCGTTCCAGATTAGGAGAATGTGACGGTTCTTCCGTAGGACCATGCTGGGCTCTGGCCGAACTGGAACTTTGGGGAAGTAATTAA
- a CDS encoding RagB/SusD family nutrient uptake outer membrane protein, whose amino-acid sequence MKLRDKITKIGSLLTIAVYCLTSCDYLDVVPPEQASLKDATKTPETTKGFLYSCYAGIKGDQVTWQYTNMEGSTDEYALPPLWNTNGQKLAWGLFNSTNYGAWRWGSVYQYIGQCHLFLSQLENAHGVSEVLKKEWRAEANFLIAYYHFLLLEYYGPIPITDSYIDMETPSNEYNGRFHFDYIVNWIAMKLDQASEDLPASRVGDEWGRATSTIAKAIKGRLLLYAASPLWNGGFPYPEWKNENFETPGYGKELVSKTADPDKWKRALTACKDALEWAEGDGGCSLMDIEDCKTQMTNQSLNISSLSLPVTDANDSFKNHVMLMRYILTTRYSDGNREILWGLAGTDLYNQILSCLPLHCSKQSNGTWNDGYSGMSPYLNAVERFYTKDGKLPRLAAETNEFASEDSWYESAQQSNADVIRLNANREPRFYAWISFDGDQYALKLNDGSPLVINLKDPDAQGKSTSGNSARNYCVTGYLCKKFIQPNINWTKGGNLDKKDYPATLIRLAELYLNLAECYAETGDTENALKYLNVIRNRAGIPELTTADLTAEMTLIDWIRNERFVELYAEGHRYYDARRWMIAPEVFAAGVRKGLNMEELESPSFEELNQPVNVQQDFKWENRMYLAPVFVNEVYKNPQMVQAPGY is encoded by the coding sequence ATGAAACTAAGAGATAAAATAACCAAAATAGGCAGCCTGCTTACAATCGCAGTTTATTGCCTGACATCATGCGATTATCTGGATGTTGTTCCACCCGAACAAGCCAGCCTGAAAGACGCGACCAAAACACCGGAAACTACGAAAGGCTTCCTATATTCCTGCTATGCCGGCATTAAGGGAGACCAGGTTACCTGGCAATATACCAACATGGAAGGTTCTACTGATGAATACGCCTTACCACCCCTATGGAACACGAATGGACAGAAACTGGCTTGGGGGCTTTTCAACTCTACCAATTACGGAGCGTGGAGATGGGGAAGTGTATATCAATACATCGGCCAATGCCACCTGTTCCTTTCCCAACTCGAAAACGCACATGGAGTATCAGAAGTGTTAAAGAAAGAATGGAGAGCGGAAGCGAACTTCCTTATTGCATATTACCACTTCCTGCTGTTGGAATATTACGGCCCTATCCCCATCACAGATTCTTATATTGACATGGAAACCCCGTCCAACGAATACAACGGACGTTTCCACTTCGACTACATCGTCAATTGGATTGCCATGAAACTGGATCAGGCTTCCGAAGACCTTCCGGCTTCCCGTGTAGGTGACGAATGGGGACGCGCAACTTCCACCATCGCCAAAGCTATCAAAGGACGTTTGTTGCTTTACGCAGCTTCCCCTCTATGGAACGGCGGCTTCCCTTATCCGGAATGGAAAAATGAAAATTTTGAAACTCCGGGATACGGAAAAGAGCTGGTCAGCAAAACTGCCGATCCTGACAAATGGAAACGTGCCTTGACCGCTTGTAAAGATGCTTTAGAATGGGCAGAAGGAGATGGCGGATGCTCATTAATGGATATCGAGGACTGCAAGACCCAGATGACCAACCAAAGCCTGAACATCAGTTCATTGTCATTACCTGTAACCGACGCAAACGATTCTTTCAAGAATCATGTCATGCTAATGCGTTATATCCTTACCACCCGCTATTCGGACGGTAACCGCGAAATACTCTGGGGGCTGGCAGGAACAGATTTGTACAACCAGATATTATCCTGCCTTCCATTACATTGCAGCAAGCAAAGCAACGGTACATGGAACGACGGATACAGCGGTATGTCTCCTTACCTGAACGCCGTGGAACGTTTCTATACGAAAGACGGAAAACTGCCGAGACTGGCAGCCGAAACTAACGAATTTGCCAGTGAAGACTCGTGGTATGAATCAGCACAGCAAAGTAACGCGGACGTCATCCGCCTGAACGCGAACCGTGAACCGCGCTTTTATGCATGGATTTCCTTTGACGGCGACCAATATGCCTTGAAACTGAATGACGGTTCTCCGTTAGTCATCAACCTGAAAGACCCGGATGCCCAAGGTAAGAGTACATCAGGCAACAGCGCACGCAACTATTGTGTGACAGGATATCTCTGCAAAAAGTTTATCCAACCGAATATCAACTGGACAAAAGGCGGCAACTTGGATAAGAAAGATTATCCGGCTACACTGATACGTCTTGCAGAACTTTATCTCAACTTAGCCGAATGTTACGCTGAAACAGGTGACACGGAAAATGCCCTGAAATATCTGAATGTTATCCGTAACCGTGCGGGTATTCCCGAACTGACCACCGCCGACCTTACCGCCGAAATGACACTTATCGACTGGATACGCAACGAACGCTTCGTGGAGCTTTATGCTGAAGGACATCGTTACTATGATGCCCGTCGCTGGATGATTGCCCCGGAAGTATTTGCAGCCGGTGTTCGTAAAGGACTCAATATGGAAGAACTGGAAAGTCCGTCTTTCGAAGAATTGAATCAGCCGGTAAATGTACAACAGGATTTCAAATGGGAAAACCGGATGTATCTGGCACCTGTATTTGTGAACGAGGTCTATAAGAATCCACAAATGGTTCAAGCACCGGGATATTAA
- a CDS encoding TonB-dependent receptor, producing the protein MRKIHFFDKQRYLKYIVLLLLFYPLNILGAQGVISVKGQAMTIKQAIQLIEKNSDYTFFYNAADLKNTTNKNFNCEGSIEEVLKEVFKGSGITYMIKGNEIILKVNKEEPAQQQPKKKRSVTGTVVDAENGDPVIGATVVVKGQKDGVITDLDGNFTISVSGSRVQLEFSYIGYKKKTVDVGDLGVINVKMESDNQLLSEVVVVGAGTQKKVSVTGSITSVKGMALKAPSSSLTTSFAGKLSGVISMTKSGEPGAASEFYIRGVSTFGGRSTPLILLDDVEISTTDLNNIPAETIESFSILKDASATAIYGARGANGVMLITTKTGKENEKTRINVTLENTFNKPMNMPKFVDGATWMELYNEAQLTRNAGATPKYSQLDIDNTRNHVNPYVYPDVNWQDMIFKDMNMNQRVNVNISGGGSKASYYMSLQANHDTGLLNTKKVYSYNNNINNWGYNFQNNISYKVTPTTKIDLHMNAQIRNMKGPNYSTSELFKKMLYTNPVYFPATFPAQEGDTHIRFGNARWAGSSLRTNPYAYMLSSFKETNENTLNTSLKINQKLDFVTKGLSVQAMVNWKNWSSSGYNRSIKPYYYGIKNGSYNPNNPTDYETELLNTDGTDYLATSDISKSSDQTFYMDARINYDRQFGLHHVTGMLMYMQREYRSDVLPQRNQGLSGRFTYDYGQRYLIELNFGYNGTERLAKKSRFEFFPALSLGWVVSNEAFFEPMTKWVDNLKVRGSYGLVGSDETGLNAGAQHFLYIDQVKLNTIGFTTGVDMNYTLNGPQMITYAVQNAGWERVKKLDIGVDMSLFRQIDITADYFKERRYNILLNREAWPQSLAYHTAKPWSNQGKVDNWGIELSVNWHKEIIKDVYIDFRGNFTYTENKYVNLDEPVYPYIWKTSTGKPLSRTTGYVAEGLFQSQEEIDKSPVQNLGSVTKPGDIKYRDINGDGKIDADDQVMLSPYGTVPRIQYGLGFNITYKKFDFGVFFNGSAKRKLMVSGITPFGESDYNVMQFIADDRWTENNPNPNAQYPRLGLTSSQTANNTVASSYWMRNGNFIRFKTLEFGYSFKYGRVYLSGDNLAVFSPFKLWDPELGWDSYPLQRAFNIGIQLTF; encoded by the coding sequence ATGAGAAAAATTCATTTCTTTGACAAGCAACGATATCTGAAGTATATCGTATTGCTGTTGCTTTTTTACCCGCTCAACATCTTGGGAGCGCAAGGAGTAATCTCAGTAAAAGGGCAGGCAATGACTATCAAACAAGCGATTCAGCTAATTGAAAAAAACAGTGATTACACATTTTTCTACAATGCTGCAGACTTGAAAAACACAACCAACAAAAATTTCAATTGTGAAGGATCCATTGAAGAAGTCCTGAAAGAGGTATTCAAAGGAAGCGGAATTACCTATATGATCAAAGGTAACGAGATCATACTGAAGGTAAACAAGGAAGAACCTGCCCAACAGCAACCTAAAAAAAAGCGTAGCGTTACGGGAACGGTGGTAGATGCTGAAAATGGCGATCCGGTCATCGGTGCCACCGTTGTAGTGAAAGGACAGAAAGACGGGGTCATTACCGACTTGGACGGTAATTTCACAATCTCCGTGAGCGGTTCAAGAGTACAACTGGAATTCAGTTACATCGGCTACAAGAAAAAGACAGTCGATGTGGGCGATCTCGGTGTCATCAATGTAAAGATGGAATCGGATAACCAGTTGTTAAGCGAAGTAGTGGTAGTAGGTGCCGGTACACAGAAAAAGGTCAGCGTCACAGGCTCTATCACCAGTGTAAAAGGTATGGCTTTGAAAGCACCCAGTTCATCACTGACTACCTCATTTGCAGGTAAACTCTCCGGAGTTATCTCAATGACAAAATCGGGTGAGCCCGGAGCCGCTTCTGAATTTTATATCCGTGGTGTAAGTACTTTCGGCGGACGCTCCACTCCTCTTATCCTGCTGGATGATGTGGAAATTTCCACTACAGACTTGAACAATATTCCGGCCGAAACAATCGAAAGTTTCTCTATCTTGAAAGATGCTTCCGCAACCGCAATTTATGGCGCACGCGGTGCAAATGGAGTGATGCTGATTACCACAAAAACAGGTAAGGAGAATGAGAAAACACGTATCAACGTGACTTTGGAAAACACATTTAACAAACCTATGAACATGCCGAAGTTTGTAGACGGGGCAACATGGATGGAACTGTATAATGAAGCCCAATTGACACGAAATGCCGGAGCAACTCCAAAATATTCACAATTGGATATTGATAATACCCGCAACCACGTCAATCCGTATGTTTATCCGGATGTAAACTGGCAGGATATGATATTCAAGGATATGAATATGAACCAACGCGTGAATGTCAATATCTCCGGTGGCGGCAGCAAGGCATCATATTATATGAGTTTGCAGGCAAACCACGATACGGGTTTGCTGAACACCAAGAAAGTTTATTCTTATAATAACAACATCAATAACTGGGGATATAACTTCCAGAACAACATCTCTTATAAAGTGACTCCGACCACCAAAATAGATCTGCACATGAACGCGCAGATTCGCAATATGAAAGGTCCGAATTACAGTACCTCGGAGTTATTCAAAAAAATGTTGTACACCAATCCTGTATATTTTCCGGCCACTTTCCCCGCACAGGAAGGCGATACACATATCCGCTTTGGTAATGCCCGCTGGGCCGGTTCCAGTTTACGCACGAACCCATATGCCTATATGTTGAGTTCATTCAAGGAAACCAATGAAAACACGTTGAATACTTCATTGAAAATCAACCAGAAATTGGATTTTGTTACCAAAGGATTAAGTGTTCAAGCCATGGTTAACTGGAAAAACTGGTCGTCCTCGGGATATAACCGCAGTATTAAGCCCTACTATTATGGTATAAAAAACGGCAGTTACAATCCCAACAACCCGACCGACTACGAAACAGAATTGCTTAATACCGACGGAACTGACTATCTGGCCACATCTGACATCAGTAAGTCATCCGACCAGACTTTCTATATGGATGCCCGTATCAACTACGACCGTCAATTCGGTCTACACCACGTGACTGGAATGTTGATGTATATGCAGCGCGAATACCGTAGTGACGTATTGCCCCAACGTAACCAAGGGCTTTCCGGCCGTTTCACCTATGATTACGGACAACGTTATCTGATAGAATTGAATTTCGGCTACAACGGAACCGAACGCTTGGCAAAGAAAAGCCGTTTTGAGTTTTTCCCTGCACTTTCTTTAGGATGGGTAGTCAGCAATGAGGCATTCTTCGAACCGATGACCAAATGGGTGGACAACTTGAAGGTCAGAGGGTCTTATGGACTTGTCGGCAGTGATGAAACCGGATTAAATGCCGGTGCGCAACACTTCCTCTACATCGATCAGGTAAAACTTAACACAATAGGATTTACCACCGGGGTAGATATGAACTATACGCTTAACGGCCCGCAAATGATTACGTATGCCGTGCAAAATGCCGGATGGGAACGTGTCAAGAAGCTTGATATAGGTGTAGATATGAGCTTGTTCCGCCAAATAGATATTACAGCCGACTATTTCAAGGAACGTCGCTATAACATCCTATTGAATCGGGAAGCATGGCCACAATCATTAGCTTACCATACAGCCAAGCCATGGAGCAATCAAGGTAAAGTCGACAACTGGGGTATCGAACTTAGCGTCAACTGGCACAAGGAAATAATCAAGGATGTATATATCGACTTCCGTGGTAACTTTACTTATACAGAAAACAAATATGTCAACCTGGACGAACCTGTATATCCATACATATGGAAAACTTCCACAGGAAAACCGCTGAGCCGCACAACAGGGTATGTGGCCGAAGGATTATTCCAGAGCCAGGAAGAAATAGACAAAAGTCCGGTACAGAATTTAGGTAGTGTTACCAAGCCCGGTGACATAAAATACCGTGACATCAATGGTGACGGCAAAATCGATGCAGACGACCAGGTCATGCTTTCTCCCTACGGCACCGTGCCCCGTATCCAATATGGTTTGGGATTCAATATTACCTATAAGAAGTTTGACTTTGGTGTATTCTTCAACGGTTCGGCAAAACGCAAACTTATGGTTAGCGGCATCACTCCATTCGGAGAAAGTGACTACAACGTTATGCAGTTCATTGCCGACGACCGTTGGACAGAGAACAACCCCAACCCAAATGCCCAATATCCACGTTTAGGATTGACCAGTTCACAAACAGCCAACAATACAGTGGCAAGTTCTTACTGGATGCGTAATGGAAATTTCATCCGCTTCAAGACACTGGAATTCGGTTATAGTTTCAAATATGGACGTGTTTACCTCAGTGGTGACAACCTGGCGGTGTTCAGCCCGTTCAAACTTTGGGATCCGGAACTCGGTTGGGACTCATATCCGCTGCAACGCGCATTCAATATCGGAATACAATTGACATTCTAA
- a CDS encoding FecR family protein has translation MGGFWLKSNGDKIANEFIKITAQQSQMYTLPDSTKVWMEPGSTIRYAKTFNKYRKVWLSGNSLFEVYKHEGSTFQVYIDKAFIEVKGTCFHVKQTNAEKNEITLFNGKIEFNVEATGQRTVMKPLQKVIYNPSNAETKIEQIANIKWENGKYNFTDIPLQELISIINQMYNSDVILHKGINHESAFTGSIRYDEPLEDVVNKICFTLNLNKEEHANRIIIKN, from the coding sequence ATAGGTGGATTCTGGTTAAAGTCAAATGGAGACAAGATTGCAAATGAGTTCATTAAAATCACTGCACAACAAAGCCAGATGTACACTTTACCGGATAGCACCAAAGTATGGATGGAGCCCGGAAGCACTATAAGATATGCAAAAACATTTAACAAATATAGAAAAGTATGGCTCAGTGGTAATTCATTATTTGAGGTCTACAAACATGAAGGCAGTACTTTTCAAGTATATATCGATAAAGCTTTCATAGAGGTAAAGGGGACATGTTTCCACGTTAAACAAACTAACGCTGAGAAAAACGAAATAACCTTGTTTAACGGTAAGATAGAATTTAATGTGGAAGCTACCGGACAGAGAACTGTCATGAAACCTTTGCAGAAGGTGATATACAACCCCAGTAATGCTGAAACGAAAATAGAACAAATCGCTAACATAAAATGGGAAAACGGGAAATACAACTTCACCGATATTCCCTTGCAAGAACTAATCAGCATTATCAACCAAATGTATAACTCCGATGTCATTTTACACAAAGGTATCAATCATGAGTCAGCATTCACCGGCAGTATTCGCTACGATGAACCGCTGGAAGATGTTGTCAACAAGATTTGTTTCACACTAAACCTGAATAAAGAAGAACATGCAAATAGAATCATTATAAAAAACTAA
- a CDS encoding FecR family protein encodes MIIGGHWLTSKGDKIADEFIKVTAQQSQMYILPDSTKVWMEPGSTIKYTKAFDKDRKVWLSGNSLFEVYKHEGSTFQVHINKAFIEVKGTCFLVKQTDAEKNEITLFNGKIEFNVEATGQRTVMKPLQKVIYNPSNAKTKVERIANIKWDNGKYNFTDIPLQELIGIVNRMYNSDVTLDKGLNHESAFTGSIRYDESLMDVINKICFSLNLNKEEHTDGIIIKN; translated from the coding sequence TTGATAATAGGTGGACATTGGTTAACGTCAAAAGGAGACAAAATAGCAGATGAGTTTATCAAAGTTACTGCCCAACAAAGTCAGATGTATATTTTGCCGGATAGTACTAAAGTATGGATGGAGCCAGGAAGCACTATAAAATACACGAAGGCATTTGATAAGGATCGGAAGGTATGGCTCAGCGGCAATTCATTATTTGAAGTCTATAAACACGAAGGAAGTACTTTTCAAGTACATATAAACAAGGCTTTTATAGAAGTAAAGGGTACGTGCTTTCTTGTCAAGCAGACCGATGCTGAGAAAAACGAAATAACCTTGTTTAACGGTAAGATAGAATTTAATGTGGAAGCTACAGGGCAGAGAACTGTCATGAAACCTTTGCAAAAGGTGATATACAACCCCAGTAATGCTAAAACAAAAGTAGAACGGATTGCTAACATTAAATGGGATAATGGAAAATATAATTTCACAGATATTCCCTTACAAGAACTTATTGGTATTGTCAATCGGATGTATAATTCCGATGTCACTTTAGACAAAGGTCTCAATCATGAATCTGCATTTACCGGCAGTATCCGTTATGACGAGTCGTTAATGGATGTAATCAATAAAATTTGCTTCAGTTTAAACTTAAACAAAGAAGAACACACAGATGGAATCATTATAAAAAACTAA